Genomic DNA from Halobaculum sp. MBLA0147:
GCTGGCTCGAACCCCGCGGAGATGTCGACGGTCGCCGAGCGGGACGGCGACGAGTACGTGCTGTCCGGAGAGAAGCAGTGGATCACCAACGGGGAGCGAGCGGGCGTGTACGTCGTGTTCGCGAAGACGGACGCCGGCGACCCCGGCTCGATCACGCAGTTCCTCGTCCCCGCGGACTTCGACGGCGTCGAGGTGGGACGCAAAGAGGAGAAACTGGGGCTGCGTGCCTCGGACACGACGCAGATGCACTTCCACGACGTGCGACTCCCGGAGGCGTACCGGCTCACGCCGGAGGGTGAGGGGCTCTCGGCGGCGTTCCGCGCGCTCACCGGCGGCCGGGTCGGGATCGCGGCCCAGGCGGTCGGGCTGGCGCAGGCGGCCTTCGACGAGGCGAAGGCGTACGCGAGCGATCGCGAGCAGTTCGACCGGTCCATCGACCAGATCCAGAGCGTCCGGCACAAGTTCTCGGAGATGGCGACGCAGATCCAGGCGGCTCGCCTGCTCGTCCGGGAGGCGGCCCGCCAGGGGGACGCCGGGCAGGACAACCGGGCGACGGCGTCGATGGCGAAGTACTTCGCCAGCGAGGCGGCGATGGACGTGACCAACGAGGCCGTCCAGATCCACGGCGGCTACGGCTACACGACGGACTTCGACGTGGAACGGTTCTACCGTGACGCGAAGATCACGACGATCTAC
This window encodes:
- a CDS encoding acyl-CoA dehydrogenase family protein yields the protein MSDVFSSLDSALSEETRAIRDVVREFAVEEVRPGAQEADEREEFPEDVWDGLAEIDLTGLTVPTEYGGYGADRETYAVVNEEIAYGQLAVATALSVHCLATECIAEFGTETQREEWLPSMAEGRPVGAFCLSEPDAGSNPAEMSTVAERDGDEYVLSGEKQWITNGERAGVYVVFAKTDAGDPGSITQFLVPADFDGVEVGRKEEKLGLRASDTTQMHFHDVRLPEAYRLTPEGEGLSAAFRALTGGRVGIAAQAVGLAQAAFDEAKAYASDREQFDRSIDQIQSVRHKFSEMATQIQAARLLVREAARQGDAGQDNRATASMAKYFASEAAMDVTNEAVQIHGGYGYTTDFDVERFYRDAKITTIYEGTTEIQKKILARELLD